A genomic stretch from Coffea arabica cultivar ET-39 chromosome 10c, Coffea Arabica ET-39 HiFi, whole genome shotgun sequence includes:
- the LOC113714211 gene encoding uncharacterized protein gives MEGDLTEFLQKFSLEGNELLGPTLELEDFHTGVRACENSIIGRVIGEKIINFIGIKNFVAVAWGYPRNLFVVELGPNVFQFNIQNPDDQNRIVEGGPWVIDNQMLVLKRWVEGIEEDYKAFMTAPLYVQLWNLPVHWLSKEIGKKIGGVFIEVREVLVPQSGGNEGRHLKVLALVDLSKPLLRGTVVRIAGAGKWIAFKYERCPDFCYNCRIVGHSERSCKEKRWLGGNNAENQYDPWLRAGNTRTSPQKKN, from the coding sequence ATGGAGGGAGATTTGACAGAGTTCCTACAGAAATTTTCCCTTGAAGGGAATGAGCTGCTAGGACCTACGTTGGAGCTAGAGGACTTTCATACGGGGGTGAGAGCTTGTGAGAACAGCATTATTGGTAGAGTTATAGgagaaaaaattattaatttcatTGGAATTAAAAACTTTGTGGCTGTGGCCTGGGGGTACCCCAGGAATTTGTTTGTGGTGGAACTGGGACCTAACGTGTTCCAGTTCAACATTCAAAATCCTGATGATCAGAATAGAATAGTAGAGGGAGGGCCTTGGGTTATAGACAATCAGATGTTAGTTCTGAAAAGATGGGTAGAAGGTATAGAAGAGGATTACAAAGCCTTTATGACAGCACCTCTATATGTGCAACTCTGGAACTTACCAGTTCACTGGCTTTCTAAGGAGATTGGAAAAAAGATAGGAGGAGTTTTTATTGAAGTTAGAGAGGTCTTAGTCCCACAGTCCGGAGGGAATGAGGGTAGACATTTGAAAGTGTTAGCTTTGGTTGATCTATCTAAACCTCTTCTCAGAGGCACCGTGGTCAGGATTGCAGGAGCCGGAAAATGGATAGCTTTCAAATATGAAAGATGTCCGGATTTCTGTTATAACTGCAGGATTGTAGGACACAGTGAGAGGTCCTGCAAAGAAAAGCGATGGTTAGGAGGTAACAATGCTGAGAACCAGTACGATCCTTGGTTGAGAGCAGGGAACACTAGGACTTCACctcagaaaaaaaattga